Part of the Candidatus Eremiobacterota bacterium genome is shown below.
CCGACGCCGGGTTCGCGACCGCACGATCCGCTGGCCGCGCCCGACGGTTCGATCTGGTACACCGGACAGATGGCGAACGTGCTCGGCCGCCTCGATCCGGCGACCGGCACGTTCAAGGAATACCATCCGCCCGTCGCCGGCTCGGGTCCGCACGGCTTGGTGATGGACCGCGGCGGCAACGTCTGGTTCACCGCGAACTTCAAGGCCTACATCGGCAAGCTCGATCCGAAGACGGGCGCGTTCACGACGTACAACCTCGATCCGGCGGCGCGCGATCCGCACACGCCGATCTTCGACCGCAACGGAACGCTGTGGTTCACCGTGCAGGGCGCCGACATGGTCGGGCGGCTCGACCCGCGCACCGGCCAGACGCGGGTGGTCAGCGTGCCGACGCCGCGCGCGAACCCGTACGGGATGGTCGTCGACTCGAAGAACGCGGTGTGGTTCGTCGAGTTCGGCAGCAACAAGATCGCGACGATCGATTCGGCGACGATGGCGATTCGCGAGTACCCGCTGCCGAACGCCGGCGCGCGCCCGCGCCGCATCGCGATCGGGCCCGACGACGTGATGTGGTACTCCGACTACGCGCGCGGCTACCTCGGCCGGTTCGACGCGAAGACGGGCCACGTCACCGAGTGGCCCTCGCCCGGCGGCCCGAGCTCGCGCCCGTACGGCATCGCGTGGTTGAAGAACGCGGTCTGGTACAGCGAGTCCGGCGTCGAGCCGAACGCGCTGGTGCGCTTCGACCCGCAGACGCAGAAGTTCCAGACGTGGACGATCCCGTCCGGCGGCGGCGTCGTGCGCAACATGATGCCGACCACCGACGGCAAGAACTTGGTGCTGGCCTGCAGCGGCGTGAACCGCGTCGCGCTCGTGACTGTGCAGCCCTGAAATGTAGGCGTTCGGCTCGTTCGATGAGAAGGCGGGACCATGGAAAGCAAGCGTGAGACCGTTCAGTACCAGCGCGTGATCCTGGACGAAAAAGAATACCGGGACACGCACTTCAACGAGTGCGAGCTGGTCATCACGGGGAGGGGGCC
Proteins encoded:
- a CDS encoding cytochrome C — protein: MSKRFGLPLFAGALLCFAAPAGSQAVLPEGPGKEIVQTACAQCHALTTVTRAGYDRAGWSNVVAQMRNQGAQLAPAQVDTVVDYLAKNFAAKSAPAAVVVPGSVQVTIREWIVPTPGSRPHDPLAAPDGSIWYTGQMANVLGRLDPATGTFKEYHPPVAGSGPHGLVMDRGGNVWFTANFKAYIGKLDPKTGAFTTYNLDPAARDPHTPIFDRNGTLWFTVQGADMVGRLDPRTGQTRVVSVPTPRANPYGMVVDSKNAVWFVEFGSNKIATIDSATMAIREYPLPNAGARPRRIAIGPDDVMWYSDYARGYLGRFDAKTGHVTEWPSPGGPSSRPYGIAWLKNAVWYSESGVEPNALVRFDPQTQKFQTWTIPSGGGVVRNMMPTTDGKNLVLACSGVNRVALVTVQP